A region of Planktothrix tepida PCC 9214 DNA encodes the following proteins:
- a CDS encoding RAMP superfamily CRISPR-associated protein produces the protein MTTEWLICQEPVHIGGADSSSRGNNNPIFRLSDRTPAIPGSSLRGALREHAEHTHANFVNHWFGGQDNAISPGAIALGWGWPVWWPVHVLGYGNWWVSCLQWLNRFQQLSQQSPLNLDRNKVLITDNSLNNQTVYLRWLKLEKVQYRNPNEGQKLPVPSSIPSDRLIIVPDTSINLLVDMGLVRQPRVSLFDQPDEKGNLVKNLFGVEGFPPGAVFLTSWTTRGQVQNVEDWEKFLHDEHYLGGLWSVGFGRILIEKI, from the coding sequence ATGACTACAGAATGGTTAATTTGTCAAGAACCTGTACATATTGGCGGGGCGGATAGTAGCAGTCGGGGAAATAATAACCCGATTTTTCGCCTGAGCGATCGCACTCCCGCTATTCCGGGGAGTTCCCTGCGAGGTGCTTTACGGGAACACGCGGAACACACCCACGCTAATTTTGTTAATCATTGGTTTGGGGGTCAGGATAACGCTATTTCCCCAGGGGCGATCGCTTTAGGGTGGGGTTGGCCCGTTTGGTGGCCCGTTCATGTGTTGGGTTATGGTAACTGGTGGGTGAGTTGTTTACAATGGTTAAATCGTTTTCAACAATTATCTCAACAGTCGCCTTTGAATTTAGATCGAAATAAGGTTTTGATCACGGATAATTCGTTAAATAATCAAACGGTTTATTTGCGGTGGTTGAAGTTAGAAAAGGTACAATATCGCAACCCGAATGAAGGGCAAAAATTGCCTGTTCCCAGTTCTATTCCCAGCGATCGCTTAATTATTGTTCCTGACACCAGTATTAATTTATTAGTTGATATGGGTTTAGTCCGTCAACCCCGTGTTAGTTTGTTTGATCAACCGGACGAAAAAGGCAATTTAGTTAAAAATTTGTTTGGGGTGGAAGGGTTTCCTCCGGGGGCGGTTTTTTTAACGTCTTGGACTACACGGGGTCAGGTTCAAAACGTCGAGGACTGGGAAAAGTTTCTCCACGATGAACATTATTTAGGGGGGTTATGGAGTGTGGGTTTTGGTCGAATTTTAATTGAAAAGATTTAA
- a CDS encoding RAMP superfamily CRISPR-associated protein, whose protein sequence is MPSSLPTELPKWYEYEIKKGKETGWTPETNQVDLLEVRDAWNGKIYPEAGKNFTVKLDKLQILSPIQVGGGSFPEGGILPAQIGGVPYIPGSSVRGSLLKYIRTIWSEIPHEEQQFWLTLLEPNLNGWQPLKIRFESILLKDLKAFPLYAQQQWQIFDQKSNNLSLQWQVSPKPPHPDPDRFRLQVLLKNPPKPAEKTWLEIRLKEMLERRGIGRGTASGFGRLATSVPTGKWELHLTGMKPCVRSHNPSKNQTGQYRWSPQVLRATLRGYFIRFALDFLPRKQAELLTEKLFGGLGTLAKLRLTSYLYRVQGNSGGNGYANIPAKTAHETWIINVDCNSEYHQLVGDLLNLASRLGGVGPGWRRPPHRLERFGGFRGSEFTVTQLASDSGFTSDPASYLKQLSHSIDQQVRQLAKVWGFQPTKTPQPGRIYSIWRGEADAWEELVHGVCSTKAANRPVWCGSSNNRPSGYGVREHSGFCLVTVFDPNVERSLPNLEFRKIYG, encoded by the coding sequence ATGCCATCATCTTTACCGACAGAATTACCGAAATGGTACGAGTACGAGATTAAAAAAGGAAAAGAAACAGGCTGGACACCGGAAACAAATCAAGTTGATTTACTCGAAGTCCGAGACGCTTGGAATGGGAAAATTTACCCAGAGGCGGGTAAAAATTTTACGGTAAAATTAGATAAATTACAGATTCTTAGTCCCATTCAAGTGGGTGGAGGAAGTTTTCCAGAAGGCGGAATTTTACCAGCACAAATTGGCGGCGTTCCCTATATTCCCGGTTCCAGTGTGCGGGGTTCTTTATTAAAATATATTAGAACCATTTGGTCAGAAATTCCTCATGAAGAACAACAATTTTGGTTAACGCTTTTAGAACCCAATTTAAACGGTTGGCAACCTCTAAAAATCCGGTTTGAAAGTATTTTATTGAAAGATTTAAAAGCTTTTCCTCTTTATGCTCAACAGCAATGGCAAATTTTTGATCAAAAAAGTAATAACTTGAGTTTACAATGGCAAGTTTCTCCTAAACCTCCCCATCCTGATCCTGATCGCTTTCGCTTACAAGTCTTATTAAAAAATCCCCCGAAACCTGCGGAAAAAACTTGGTTAGAAATTCGTCTCAAGGAAATGTTAGAACGCCGAGGAATAGGACGGGGGACGGCTTCGGGGTTTGGACGGTTAGCGACAAGTGTTCCGACGGGAAAATGGGAACTTCATTTAACAGGAATGAAACCTTGTGTGCGATCGCATAATCCTAGCAAAAATCAAACCGGACAATATCGCTGGAGCCCGCAAGTTTTACGAGCCACTTTAAGGGGTTATTTTATCCGTTTTGCTTTGGATTTTTTACCCCGGAAACAGGCTGAACTTTTAACGGAAAAATTGTTTGGAGGGTTGGGAACTTTAGCAAAATTGCGGTTAACGAGTTATCTGTATCGAGTTCAGGGAAATTCTGGGGGAAATGGTTATGCGAATATTCCGGCTAAAACGGCCCATGAAACTTGGATTATTAATGTGGATTGTAACTCGGAATATCATCAATTAGTGGGAGATTTATTAAATTTAGCGAGTCGTTTGGGGGGAGTTGGCCCCGGTTGGCGACGTCCTCCCCATCGTTTAGAGCGTTTTGGTGGGTTTCGCGGAAGTGAATTTACGGTGACACAGTTGGCGTCGGACTCTGGGTTTACGAGTGATCCGGCTTCCTATTTAAAGCAACTTAGCCACAGTATTGATCAGCAGGTGCGTCAACTGGCGAAAGTTTGGGGTTTTCAACCGACTAAAACGCCGCAACCGGGACGCATTTACAGTATTTGGCGGGGGGAAGCGGACGCCTGGGAAGAGTTGGTGCATGGGGTGTGTAGCACTAAGGCGGCTAACCGTCCGGTTTGGTGCGGGAGTTCTAATAACCGACCTTCGGGGTATGGGGTGCGGGAACATTCGGGTTTTTGTTTGGTGACGGTTTTTGATCCGAATGTGGAGAGAAGTTTACCGAACTTGGAGTTTAGAAAAATTTATGGTTGA
- a CDS encoding GAF domain-containing protein yields the protein MNYEYKVGGSLPPDSPTYVWRKADHELYHQLMGGMFCYVLTCRQMGKSSLRVKTMRKLQEQGLACASIDLTAIISSDLTRKQFYADIIDSLAENFNLLESIESFKEGCRESDLSPMNRFNKFIHDILLKHPLLLEKDIIIFIDEIDSLLRLPDLANEFLGLLRACYNKRADLPEYNRLTFAILGVASPYDLMKDANYNSLPFDCGYGIELHGFQSHEAQPIAEGLKLKSEHPQALLDAVLDWTSGQPFLTQKICKLIVKCPDQIPLGSEAEWVEKFVRSQVINNWEHQDEPEHLRTIRDRLLRQKNRSIDLLKLYQKIREKGKILADNSLEQMELRLSGLVSKREGILEIRNRIYKEVFTSSWCQKALAELRDELAIIEPEFIQTLAKLKVQLLETQICRVAEGTSSDEVIYEVLRQITLKLGDLLKADRATIYLLNAEKTELWSLVAENQTNEFLNIQVPVGEGIAGQAAKTKKIINIPHNVYDDPRSNLVKLADQKYGYHTYNVLAYPICNHAKEVVAVIQLLNKLKANLFESEPLAKRVKEEGFNQADEEQLTRFDPHIRRFLESCQSCRQASRKLQATAALAEATRSLDGSQLDTKEILQRVMDAAKNLMNADRSTLWLVDEEKQELWTKIRQMDGTLIEKRIHINEGFAGQVARTREPIIIPFDVYQHPDSQTSKETDLETGYRTCSLLCMPVLNPDGELLGVTQLVNKLNSGNYPDYNPALWPQAPEKFKASFDKNDRQSMQVFNERVGVILQYAKVHERLKKLAEFQSQKVVYHTLAMLSQAVGSQKDEELYSTLYNILEFMMQSISKLLRVAQTDIFIFNSDKHEFWSIIPDSNNSNLLIEVIIEADVNLAERLLNSNSSLVLNSISNLDDPWLQVGVRFDLREQLHNALFFPFINSDGQVIAVIRLLNKLIDSPVLNSEQINQEGFTPDDLQQLHKRSEFIIKVLEGCQSFHQEISTLQKQRATDTLRSAINSVRQIGFDPEKILYTVIESAKKLTNADRSTLWLVDAYDPDKLWTRIPRIDGTIETFYIYKNEGFAGKVSQMKKPIMIPFDVYDHPESQTAKGTDQETGYRTCSLLCMPILSFDGELLGVTQLLNKRKPGNYPPYHPKDIYDIPDYLKVSFDERDLRYMEIFNNQVGIDLPHVLNKT from the coding sequence ATGAATTATGAATATAAAGTTGGTGGCAGTTTACCCCCCGATTCTCCGACTTATGTTTGGAGAAAAGCCGATCATGAATTATATCATCAACTCATGGGAGGAATGTTTTGTTATGTGTTAACTTGTCGTCAAATGGGGAAATCTAGTTTGCGCGTTAAAACCATGCGTAAACTGCAAGAACAAGGGTTAGCTTGTGCGTCTATTGATTTAACGGCTATTATTAGTTCCGACTTAACCCGCAAACAATTTTATGCGGATATTATTGATAGTTTAGCTGAGAACTTTAATCTTTTAGAATCCATTGAGAGCTTTAAGGAGGGCTGTCGAGAATCTGATTTATCCCCGATGAATCGCTTTAATAAATTTATTCATGATATTTTATTAAAACATCCATTATTACTTGAAAAAGATATTATAATTTTTATTGATGAAATTGATAGTTTATTGAGATTACCAGACTTAGCCAATGAATTTTTAGGATTACTCAGAGCTTGTTATAATAAACGTGCCGATCTTCCCGAATATAACCGTTTAACCTTTGCCATTTTAGGGGTGGCTTCTCCCTATGATTTGATGAAGGATGCCAACTATAATAGTTTACCTTTTGATTGTGGTTATGGCATTGAATTACATGGGTTTCAATCCCACGAAGCTCAACCCATTGCGGAAGGATTAAAACTGAAATCCGAACATCCCCAAGCGTTATTAGATGCCGTTCTTGATTGGACATCAGGACAACCCTTTTTAACCCAAAAAATTTGTAAATTAATTGTTAAATGTCCTGATCAGATTCCCCTGGGTTCCGAGGCGGAATGGGTCGAGAAATTTGTGCGATCGCAGGTGATTAATAATTGGGAACACCAAGACGAACCAGAACATTTAAGAACCATTCGAGATCGGCTCCTTCGTCAAAAAAATCGCAGTATTGACTTATTAAAATTATATCAAAAAATTAGAGAAAAAGGAAAAATATTAGCTGATAATAGTTTGGAACAAATGGAATTACGGTTATCGGGTTTAGTTAGTAAACGAGAAGGAATTTTAGAAATTAGAAATCGGATTTATAAAGAGGTATTTACTTCCAGTTGGTGTCAAAAAGCCTTAGCGGAGTTACGCGATGAATTAGCGATTATTGAACCCGAATTTATCCAAACCCTGGCTAAACTCAAAGTTCAACTCTTAGAAACCCAAATTTGTCGAGTCGCCGAGGGAACCAGTTCCGATGAAGTCATTTATGAAGTATTACGGCAAATTACCTTAAAATTAGGAGATTTATTAAAAGCAGATCGCGCTACCATTTATCTATTAAATGCAGAAAAAACAGAACTGTGGTCTTTAGTCGCTGAAAATCAAACGAATGAATTTCTCAATATTCAAGTTCCCGTTGGAGAAGGAATTGCTGGACAAGCCGCAAAAACCAAAAAAATTATTAATATTCCTCACAATGTCTATGATGATCCTCGTTCTAATTTAGTCAAATTAGCCGATCAAAAATATGGCTATCATACCTATAATGTCTTAGCGTATCCTATTTGTAATCACGCGAAAGAAGTTGTGGCGGTTATTCAATTATTGAATAAACTCAAAGCTAATCTGTTTGAATCCGAACCCTTAGCTAAACGGGTTAAAGAAGAAGGATTTAACCAAGCGGATGAAGAACAATTAACGCGATTTGATCCTCATATTCGACGGTTTTTAGAAAGTTGTCAATCCTGTCGTCAAGCCAGCCGAAAATTACAAGCAACCGCCGCTTTAGCAGAAGCGACTCGTTCTTTAGATGGGAGTCAATTAGATACAAAAGAAATCTTACAACGGGTGATGGATGCGGCTAAAAACTTAATGAATGCTGACCGTAGTACCTTGTGGTTAGTGGATGAAGAAAAACAGGAACTCTGGACAAAAATTCGACAAATGGATGGTACTTTAATTGAAAAACGAATTCATATTAATGAAGGGTTTGCGGGTCAAGTGGCACGAACGAGAGAACCGATTATTATTCCCTTTGATGTTTATCAACATCCTGACTCTCAAACCTCTAAAGAAACCGATTTAGAAACGGGATATCGCACCTGTAGTTTATTGTGTATGCCTGTTTTAAATCCCGATGGGGAACTATTAGGAGTAACTCAATTAGTTAATAAACTAAATTCGGGTAATTATCCCGATTATAATCCGGCTTTATGGCCCCAAGCTCCCGAAAAATTTAAAGCTAGTTTTGATAAAAATGATCGCCAGTCCATGCAGGTTTTTAATGAACGAGTCGGGGTGATTTTACAATATGCAAAAGTGCATGAACGCTTAAAAAAATTAGCCGAATTTCAATCACAAAAGGTAGTTTATCATACCTTGGCTATGTTAAGTCAAGCGGTGGGAAGCCAGAAAGATGAAGAACTTTATAGCACGTTATATAATATTTTAGAATTTATGATGCAATCGATTAGTAAATTGCTAAGGGTTGCTCAAACGGATATTTTTATTTTTAATAGTGATAAACATGAGTTTTGGTCAATTATTCCCGATAGCAATAATTCTAACCTTCTGATTGAAGTGATTATTGAGGCTGATGTTAATTTAGCTGAAAGACTCCTTAATTCTAATTCTAGCTTAGTTCTGAACTCGATTTCTAACTTAGATGATCCTTGGCTTCAAGTTGGGGTGCGATTTGATTTACGCGAACAGTTACACAATGCTTTATTTTTTCCGTTTATTAATTCTGACGGACAAGTAATTGCAGTTATTCGTCTGCTGAATAAATTAATAGATTCTCCCGTTTTAAATTCTGAGCAAATTAATCAAGAAGGATTTACCCCCGACGATCTCCAACAACTTCACAAACGCTCAGAATTTATTATTAAAGTTTTAGAGGGATGTCAATCTTTCCATCAAGAAATTAGTACCCTGCAAAAACAACGGGCTACAGATACTTTAAGATCGGCGATTAATTCCGTGCGTCAAATTGGCTTTGATCCTGAAAAAATTCTGTATACAGTGATAGAATCTGCTAAAAAATTAACCAATGCGGATCGCAGTACCCTGTGGTTAGTCGATGCTTATGATCCTGATAAATTATGGACAAGAATTCCGAGAATTGATGGCACAATAGAAACCTTTTATATCTATAAAAATGAAGGATTTGCAGGAAAAGTTTCCCAAATGAAAAAACCGATTATGATTCCTTTTGATGTTTATGATCATCCTGAGTCCCAAACTGCAAAAGGAACAGATCAAGAAACGGGTTATCGCACTTGTAGTTTATTGTGTATGCCAATTTTAAGTTTTGATGGGGAATTATTAGGAGTAACGCAATTACTGAATAAACGCAAACCCGGAAATTATCCCCCTTATCATCCGAAAGATATTTATGATATTCCTGATTATTTAAAAGTCAGTTTTGATGAACGAGATTTAAGATATATGGAAATTTTCAATAATCAAGTCGGGATTGATTTACCCCATGTATTGAATAAAACCTAA
- a CDS encoding AAA-like domain-containing protein, with translation MDVEVLELITFAKHLVINRTQNPLDQVQEAILRQALLGAKLKEIRIIGYSENTVQTILAPNLWKLLSDATGERVGIKTVRLILQELFKKQNKFNSSNQALEKSQETLNFELELPGGQVNLFSPFYIERPPIESQAYEEIIKPGSLIRIKGPKQMGKTSLMARLLNHAQRQGCRTVVVNFELTDNEVFADLNRFLRRFCAMVADDLQLPMQLNQYWDEELGSKNNCTNYFARYLLPKLGQPLVLGLDAVDRIFQHEKIADDFFGLLRAWHEKSKQIEIWKNLHLIIAHGTEVYIPLDIHQSPFNVGLDAKLPELNTQQVQELARRHGFKLTPFEIEKLMEMLGGHPHLLRVAFYKMVREKISLKQILEDAPKDTGIYADYLRLHLWNLEKYPELAQAFRTVVESEQPIELKSKLAFDLNSMGLVYLQGNQVEIRKILYREYFRDRLKSSLLTLPSAEKRLENLELIPEQTRNILAAIMFTDVKDSAQKHHQNQEPTLAAVFRDLNLMTRLCQQFEGQVLKSVGDGLLMYFVSVVKAVQCAQEIQKTLITAASELPSDAVLEHRIGIHLAEVYFNGNDVYGDGVNIAARLQVEAYPRGICISSMVYEAVKRHLGLNIIKSEFRELKGIGSMQVYQISVE, from the coding sequence ATGGATGTAGAGGTCTTAGAGCTAATTACATTTGCTAAACATCTGGTTATTAATCGAACTCAAAATCCTTTGGATCAAGTTCAAGAGGCGATCCTCAGACAAGCACTGCTGGGTGCTAAACTCAAGGAAATTCGGATCATCGGGTATAGTGAAAATACGGTTCAAACAATTTTAGCTCCCAACTTATGGAAACTACTTTCAGACGCAACGGGAGAAAGAGTTGGGATTAAAACGGTGCGGTTAATTTTACAAGAATTATTCAAAAAACAAAATAAATTTAATTCCTCAAATCAAGCCTTAGAAAAATCTCAGGAAACCCTAAATTTTGAGCTAGAATTACCCGGTGGTCAAGTTAATTTATTTTCTCCTTTTTATATTGAACGTCCTCCGATTGAATCTCAAGCTTATGAAGAAATTATCAAACCCGGAAGTTTAATTCGCATTAAAGGGCCAAAACAGATGGGAAAAACTTCTTTAATGGCGAGACTCTTAAACCATGCTCAACGTCAAGGTTGTCGTACCGTTGTTGTGAATTTTGAGTTAACGGATAATGAAGTTTTTGCGGATTTGAATCGATTCTTACGGCGTTTTTGTGCAATGGTGGCGGATGATTTACAACTCCCCATGCAACTCAATCAATATTGGGATGAAGAATTAGGAAGTAAAAATAATTGTACAAACTATTTTGCTCGGTATTTATTACCCAAATTAGGACAGCCTTTGGTTTTAGGGTTAGATGCGGTTGATCGAATTTTTCAACATGAAAAAATTGCTGATGATTTTTTTGGTTTACTGAGAGCTTGGCATGAAAAATCTAAACAAATTGAGATTTGGAAAAACCTGCATTTAATTATTGCTCACGGAACGGAAGTTTATATTCCCTTAGATATTCATCAATCTCCCTTTAATGTAGGATTAGATGCCAAACTCCCAGAATTAAATACCCAACAAGTCCAGGAACTTGCTCGGAGGCATGGGTTTAAATTAACGCCTTTTGAAATAGAGAAATTGATGGAGATGTTGGGAGGACATCCCCATTTATTGCGGGTTGCTTTTTATAAAATGGTGCGAGAAAAAATAAGTTTAAAACAAATTTTAGAAGACGCTCCCAAGGATACGGGAATTTATGCGGATTATTTACGATTACACCTTTGGAATTTAGAAAAATATCCTGAACTCGCACAAGCATTTAGAACCGTTGTTGAATCGGAACAACCTATTGAGTTAAAATCAAAATTAGCCTTTGATCTCAATAGTATGGGGTTAGTTTATTTGCAAGGAAATCAAGTAGAAATTAGAAAAATCTTATATCGAGAATATTTTCGAGATCGTTTAAAATCTTCCCTGCTCACATTGCCTTCAGCAGAAAAACGATTAGAAAACCTAGAACTTATTCCTGAGCAGACGAGAAATATTTTAGCGGCTATTATGTTTACTGATGTCAAAGATTCCGCACAAAAACATCATCAAAATCAAGAACCTACCTTAGCGGCTGTTTTTAGAGATTTGAATTTAATGACGCGATTATGTCAACAATTTGAAGGACAGGTCTTAAAATCAGTAGGAGACGGGTTACTGATGTATTTTGTTTCGGTGGTAAAAGCGGTTCAATGCGCTCAAGAAATTCAAAAAACATTGATAACCGCTGCCTCTGAATTACCCTCTGATGCGGTTTTGGAACATCGAATTGGCATTCATCTCGCCGAGGTTTATTTTAATGGGAATGATGTCTATGGAGATGGGGTCAATATTGCAGCACGTTTGCAAGTTGAAGCGTATCCGAGGGGAATTTGTATTTCTTCAATGGTTTATGAAGCTGTTAAACGTCATCTGGGTTTGAATATTATTAAGAGTGAATTTAGAGAGTTAAAAGGCATTGGTTCTATGCAGGTTTATCAGATTTCAGTGGAATAA